Proteins encoded within one genomic window of Rhizobium favelukesii:
- a CDS encoding SDR family oxidoreductase, with amino-acid sequence MSFRTVNMHPIRRIATLEEVAETICFLAGPHAGYINGETVNIAAGLGI; translated from the coding sequence GTGAGCTTCCGGACCGTGAACATGCATCCGATCCGTCGCATTGCAACCCTCGAAGAAGTGGCGGAAACCATCTGCTTCCTTGCCGGACCACATGCGGGCTACATCAACGGAGAGACCGTGAATATAGCCGCTGGTCTCGGAATCTGA
- the vapB gene encoding type II toxin-antitoxin system VapB family antitoxin yields the protein MEQGAVFQSNRSQAVRLPKAVALPEDVKRVDIVAVGRTRIIAPAGEVWDSWFDGEGATSDFMNERDQPTLQEREAF from the coding sequence ATGGAGCAAGGAGCCGTGTTTCAGAGCAATCGTAGCCAAGCCGTTCGACTACCGAAGGCCGTCGCGCTTCCCGAGGATGTAAAGCGGGTTGATATCGTTGCAGTCGGGCGCACGAGGATTATAGCACCCGCGGGTGAAGTCTGGGACAGCTGGTTCGATGGTGAAGGTGCGACGTCCGACTTCATGAACGAACGCGATCAGCCGACCTTGCAGGAGCGCGAGGCGTTCTAG
- the vapC gene encoding type II toxin-antitoxin system tRNA(fMet)-specific endonuclease VapC: MLKYMLDTNICIFTVKSRPPQVREAFNRHHGQLCISSVTLMELVYGAEKSANPERNLSVVEGFAARLEVLAYDQMAASHTGQLRAELARGGTPIGPYDQLIAGHARSRGLILVTNNRREFDRVPGLRVEDWTVSAP, from the coding sequence GTGCTAAAGTACATGCTCGACACGAACATCTGCATTTTCACCGTGAAGAGTCGTCCGCCGCAGGTCCGCGAAGCATTCAACCGCCACCATGGTCAACTGTGCATCAGCTCAGTCACCTTGATGGAGCTGGTCTACGGTGCGGAAAAGTCGGCCAATCCAGAACGAAACCTCTCCGTAGTCGAGGGCTTTGCCGCACGGCTTGAGGTGCTTGCCTACGATCAAATGGCAGCGAGCCATACGGGCCAATTGCGTGCCGAGCTCGCGCGCGGCGGAACTCCGATCGGACCATACGACCAGCTGATTGCCGGTCACGCCCGCTCGAGGGGGCTGATATTGGTCACAAACAACCGACGTGAGTTCGATCGAGTACCTGGCCTACGCGTCGAAGACTGGACAGTTTCGGCGCCTTGA